Proteins from a genomic interval of Medicago truncatula cultivar Jemalong A17 chromosome 3, MtrunA17r5.0-ANR, whole genome shotgun sequence:
- the LOC25488771 gene encoding ATP synthase subunit O, mitochondrial — protein MALYGRVKSGISLCNKLGLLSSQRSTLQRSLIAPAISQATRNYADVPGAREAKIKVPIAMFGGSGNYASALYIAAVKANAVEKVDSELLQFVEMVKGSKITSQFIKDISVKKDVRLKTIEDIASKAKFSETTKNFLALLAVNGRLKHVELIAKRFAELAMAYKGEVKAIVTTVFPLPAEEENALKQTVQEMLGSGAKVKLEQKIDPSILGGIVLEFSQKVFDMSIRTRAQQMERILREPINISV, from the exons ATGGCACTGTACGGCCGAGTCAAATCAGGGATCTCTCTCTGCAACAAATTGGGGCTTCTTTCTTCTCAGAGATCCACTCTTCAACGCTCTCTCATTGCCCCTGCCATTTCTCAG GCCACCAGAAATTATGCTGATGTACCAGGGGCAAGGGAAGCCAAGATTAAG gTCCCTATCGCTATGTTTGGAGGTTCAGGAAACTATGCTTCTGCTTTGTATATTGCAGCAGTGAAAGCTAATGCAGTTGAGAAGGTTGATTCAGAGCTTCTTCAGTTCGTTGAAATGGTAAAGGGTAGCAAGATAACTTCACAGTTCATTAAGGACATATCTGTAAAAAAGGATGTCAGATTAAAAACCATCGAGGATATTGCCAGCAAAGCCAAGTTTTCTGAGACTACAAAGAACTTCCTTG CTCTCCTTGCTGTGAATGGGAGGCTTAAACACGTAGAGCTCATTGCAAAGAGGTTTGCGGAGTTGGCAATGGCATACAAGGGAGAAGTGAAAGCAATTGTGACCACTGTTTTT CCACTTCCCGCTGAGGAAGAGAACGCATTgaagcaaactgttcaggaaaTGTTAGGTTCTGGGGCAAAAGTTAAGCTTGAACAGAAg ATTGATCCAAGCATACTTGGTGGTATAGTGCTGGAATTCAGCCAAAAAGTCTTTGACATGTCTATAAGGACTAGGGCACAACAGATGGAAAGGATACTCCGAGAACCGATAAATATTTCCGTCTAG